A single genomic interval of Salinarchaeum sp. IM2453 harbors:
- a CDS encoding TMEM198/TM7SF3 family protein produces MNSLADTYGNGSIGSDGGGRRRPLAIGLIVAGAILILVGAIMLFGSVGSGATPYLIAGVLGGLALPTVLVGVVATLQTSPELRVIAAIGGSLTILGVTLFWYAYPGQWGTFGNNPAGYAIVSYLLGMILICGSILAGAMLRQGMRQTSGLGGSSTTHTGSTSASTSQSSQTYTTANTSQAQQWDGGTQTVTTSDGGTVERRIKEVDTIGTSSSSNSQSRAQSQRGSMSSSPEVDKITTSGQSQRETQKKQPDEPSQQSPRLDSPDRSTSTTGRQQVDAVPDSRDRWVEKGKQDTTTFDQGAGSTNTNEQSGNTGSTFGSTAEVFGSSRQQTNTDTGPATNKNIDASQVGSSKDRARSGPSTANSRETSGDSTTTESESTGGIDIIAGEDQTETTESTSSSQTTGAAPTQTNSSPAQLDTENTSTSRWSPDSPLGDPIPEDRKPDLADRYCGNCAYFGYGDSGVQPHCQYHNEDLSDMEACHDWQPNSKRN; encoded by the coding sequence ATGAATAGCCTTGCGGATACCTATGGTAACGGTTCTATTGGGAGCGACGGGGGTGGACGGCGACGGCCACTAGCGATTGGGCTGATTGTGGCAGGAGCAATATTGATTCTTGTAGGGGCGATAATGCTGTTTGGATCCGTTGGAAGTGGGGCAACGCCATATCTCATCGCTGGGGTACTTGGCGGGCTGGCGTTGCCAACTGTCCTCGTCGGAGTTGTAGCAACGCTCCAGACGTCACCGGAGTTACGGGTGATTGCAGCAATTGGTGGAAGTTTAACTATCCTTGGAGTTACCTTATTTTGGTATGCATATCCCGGACAGTGGGGGACATTTGGAAATAATCCGGCCGGCTATGCCATCGTCAGCTATCTCCTTGGCATGATACTGATTTGCGGTAGTATACTTGCTGGAGCGATGCTTCGACAAGGAATGAGACAAACTTCCGGATTGGGAGGGTCAAGTACCACCCACACAGGAAGTACATCCGCCTCCACCAGCCAAAGTTCACAAACATACACAACCGCCAACACGAGTCAAGCACAGCAGTGGGATGGAGGAACACAGACTGTTACAACGAGCGATGGTGGTACGGTTGAGCGACGAATCAAAGAAGTAGATACGATCGGGACATCATCATCCAGTAACTCACAGTCGAGGGCACAATCTCAGAGAGGAAGCATGTCATCATCCCCTGAGGTTGATAAGATAACTACATCAGGACAGTCTCAGAGAGAGACACAGAAAAAACAGCCAGATGAACCATCTCAACAATCACCACGTCTAGATTCACCAGATCGGTCAACAAGCACAACGGGAAGACAGCAAGTAGACGCGGTTCCTGACTCACGGGATCGATGGGTGGAAAAAGGAAAACAAGATACGACCACTTTTGATCAGGGTGCCGGTTCTACGAACACAAATGAGCAGTCAGGTAACACCGGATCAACATTCGGGTCAACAGCCGAAGTGTTTGGATCATCTCGGCAACAAACGAATACGGATACTGGACCAGCAACAAACAAAAATATAGACGCCTCACAGGTCGGCTCAAGTAAAGATAGAGCGCGATCAGGGCCAAGCACAGCTAACAGCCGAGAGACATCGGGAGACAGTACCACAACAGAATCTGAGTCCACTGGTGGGATCGATATCATTGCTGGTGAGGATCAAACAGAGACCACAGAAAGCACTAGTTCGTCCCAAACAACAGGTGCTGCACCAACACAAACGAACTCCTCGCCTGCACAGTTGGACACAGAGAACACGTCTACATCACGTTGGTCGCCTGATTCTCCACTTGGGGATCCAATCCCAGAGGATCGGAAGCCTGACTTAGCTGATCGTTACTGTGGGAACTGTGCATACTTTGGATACGGTGACAGTGGTGTACAGCCACATTGTCAGTATCACAATGAAGACCTCAGTGATATGGAAGCCTGTCATGATTGGCAACCAAATAGCAAGAGAAACTAA
- a CDS encoding Mut7-C RNAse domain-containing protein, translating to MRLLLDAMCGSLASYLRMCSHDTVYALDQDITADDALLELSESENRTLITRNQALADRATNSILLTSKHTTEQLSELHGAGVPLILADQPEYCGQCNGDVQSVPPATTVPDYVPSPDTESIWQCQSCGQYFWKGGHWDQVKSTLEQVKEES from the coding sequence ATGCGACTGCTGCTTGATGCGATGTGTGGTAGTCTCGCTTCGTACCTACGAATGTGTAGCCATGATACGGTATATGCATTAGATCAAGATATTACTGCTGACGACGCCTTACTAGAACTTTCAGAATCTGAGAATCGCACACTTATTACTCGCAACCAGGCGCTTGCAGATCGTGCCACCAATTCAATCCTACTCACAAGCAAACACACGACAGAACAACTTTCAGAGCTTCACGGTGCTGGTGTTCCGTTGATACTTGCTGATCAACCAGAATACTGTGGACAGTGTAACGGAGATGTTCAGTCAGTTCCCCCAGCAACTACTGTTCCAGATTATGTTCCTTCGCCAGATACAGAAAGTATCTGGCAATGTCAGTCCTGTGGACAGTACTTCTGGAAAGGTGGCCACTGGGATCAAGTCAAATCAACGCTTGAACAAGTTAAAGAAGAATCCTGA
- the polX gene encoding DNA polymerase/3'-5' exonuclease PolX: MSDTSTPTNTEIASLLEEFADRLEATGVEYKPTAYRRAADNIREQSQPVAELTPDQLQEIDRVGEAIATKINEYVETDSIEELEALRGEMPIDIAALTSVEGVGPKTAGKLYTELDVRTLTDLEQAAQENRIRDISGFGAKTEQNILENIQFAKEAQERELLGDARPIADELLDLFDAHDAVDECEVAGSIRRWRPTIGDVDILVGSDSPEDVVEMFVDQANQVIESGSKKASIRYRGVRTDLRIVDADQFGSALQYFTGSKEHNVTLRNYALDQDISLNEYGAFDADKGTDSERLAGQTEESMYDILGLEWIPPELREDRGEIDAAAAGDLPDLIIHADLRGDLHVHTDWSDGRRTIEEMITGAAEYGHEYIAITDHASGPGIVGSVGLSDSELRDQIERVHEVDADAPIDVLTGVETNITADGDLSTSDELLADLDIVVASPHSGLGGDGTDRLIAAMEHPDVDIIGHPSGRLINQRSGLSFDATALGEAAARTDTALEVNSNPARLDLWGEVIKEAIDTGAQIAINTDSHSIPEYEYLRFGVHTARRGWATADDIINTMPADSL; encoded by the coding sequence GTGAGTGATACATCTACACCAACAAATACCGAGATTGCATCACTATTGGAAGAATTTGCTGATCGTTTAGAGGCGACTGGTGTCGAGTACAAACCAACGGCATACCGCCGCGCTGCAGACAATATTCGTGAACAGTCACAACCAGTCGCAGAACTGACTCCCGATCAATTACAGGAGATCGATCGAGTTGGTGAGGCGATTGCTACAAAAATCAACGAGTATGTTGAAACTGATTCAATTGAAGAATTAGAGGCACTTCGCGGGGAGATGCCAATTGATATTGCTGCATTGACCAGCGTTGAAGGTGTTGGCCCAAAAACTGCCGGTAAACTCTACACTGAACTGGATGTCCGCACGCTGACTGATCTCGAGCAGGCTGCACAGGAAAACCGCATCCGAGATATTTCTGGCTTTGGTGCTAAAACTGAGCAGAATATCCTTGAAAATATCCAGTTTGCAAAAGAAGCTCAAGAGCGAGAACTGCTTGGTGATGCCCGTCCGATCGCTGATGAACTGCTTGATCTTTTTGATGCACACGATGCTGTTGACGAGTGTGAAGTTGCTGGCTCAATTCGCCGCTGGCGCCCGACAATCGGTGATGTTGATATCCTTGTTGGAAGTGACTCCCCTGAAGATGTCGTTGAAATGTTCGTTGACCAGGCTAACCAAGTTATTGAGTCTGGTTCAAAGAAAGCGAGTATCCGATACCGCGGTGTTCGAACCGACCTTCGCATTGTCGATGCAGATCAGTTCGGCAGTGCACTTCAGTACTTTACTGGTAGCAAAGAGCACAATGTGACACTCCGAAACTATGCATTGGACCAGGATATCTCACTGAATGAATACGGAGCATTCGATGCTGACAAGGGAACAGACAGTGAGCGGCTTGCTGGACAAACAGAAGAATCAATGTATGATATTCTTGGGCTGGAATGGATTCCGCCAGAACTCCGAGAAGACCGTGGAGAAATTGATGCAGCTGCAGCAGGTGACCTTCCAGATCTTATCATCCATGCTGATCTCCGTGGTGACTTACACGTCCATACAGACTGGTCAGATGGTCGGCGGACAATTGAAGAGATGATTACAGGTGCAGCTGAATACGGCCACGAATACATTGCAATCACTGACCACGCTTCTGGCCCAGGAATTGTCGGTAGCGTTGGGTTGTCTGACTCAGAACTTCGAGACCAGATTGAACGTGTTCATGAAGTTGATGCAGATGCTCCGATTGATGTTTTAACTGGTGTTGAAACAAATATCACGGCTGACGGCGATCTTTCAACCAGTGATGAACTGCTTGCAGACCTTGATATCGTTGTTGCATCCCCACACAGTGGGCTTGGCGGAGATGGCACTGACCGCCTTATTGCCGCTATGGAACACCCGGATGTCGACATTATTGGCCATCCAAGTGGCCGACTGATTAACCAACGCTCTGGGCTTTCATTTGATGCAACTGCATTGGGTGAGGCAGCTGCCCGCACGGATACAGCTCTGGAAGTCAACAGCAACCCGGCACGATTGGATCTATGGGGTGAGGTTATCAAGGAAGCAATTGATACCGGTGCACAGATTGCAATTAATACAGATAGTCATTCAATCCCCGAATATGAATACCTCCGGTTTGGAGTTCATACAGCCAGACGAGGCTGGGCAACTGCAGACGATATTATTAATACGATGCCCGCTGACTCATTATAA
- a CDS encoding DUF5788 family protein produces the protein MREYERKQLLERVERQGATIGASIPDEITIQESSVALRDFVFEIRRRETYPKAERERIRQAKRNLRRARRMRLHTLQEGSISRKQGETLADEIIGIDRALNALDELSPEIEQEASEHQVESQKRWVRFLKQVLGNDPTQRREKL, from the coding sequence GTGAGAGAGTACGAACGCAAGCAGCTTCTTGAGCGTGTTGAGCGACAAGGGGCAACAATTGGTGCTTCAATCCCTGATGAGATTACAATTCAGGAAAGCTCTGTGGCACTACGTGACTTCGTCTTTGAAATCCGTCGTCGTGAGACATATCCAAAAGCGGAACGCGAGCGCATTCGACAGGCAAAGCGTAATCTTCGCCGAGCACGCCGCATGCGTCTTCATACGCTTCAGGAAGGATCCATCTCTCGTAAACAGGGAGAAACGCTTGCTGACGAAATTATCGGCATTGATCGTGCGCTTAATGCCTTAGATGAGCTTTCACCGGAGATTGAGCAGGAAGCATCCGAACATCAGGTTGAATCACAGAAGCGCTGGGTTCGGTTTCTCAAACAAGTTCTTGGGAACGATCCAACACAGCGGAGGGAAAAATTGTGA
- a CDS encoding rhomboid family intramembrane serine protease, with product MPKCDVCGYEVTLPRECSYCGGTYCEDHRLPEAHDCPGLDQATSPQRGSPSDGAWGRQQQTGPDFDGAPYGSDPDGSGIAGYFKKNMTFVFLMAMWLVFGLQLVLQQFGVNTVQYIALDTFHVAYVWTWITAIFAHGGFAHIAMNSIVLYFFGPLLERRAGSKSFTLLFIGSGVLAGLGQILISFIEGAPTAVVGASGAILAVMGAMTVLNPNLRVLLFFIIPMPLWVLTIGFAMISVFIMVTGGVGLGGIAHGAHLLGLLVGLVYGRHLKKKGVSAPQQLQFGGGRRRGPGGRF from the coding sequence ATGCCGAAATGTGACGTGTGCGGTTACGAGGTAACGCTCCCGCGTGAGTGTTCATATTGTGGCGGCACGTATTGTGAAGACCACCGCCTGCCAGAAGCCCACGATTGTCCAGGGCTCGATCAGGCAACTTCACCGCAACGAGGAAGTCCATCTGACGGCGCATGGGGAAGGCAGCAGCAAACAGGACCGGACTTTGATGGTGCACCATATGGAAGCGATCCAGACGGCAGCGGCATTGCCGGATATTTCAAGAAGAACATGACCTTCGTGTTCTTGATGGCAATGTGGCTTGTGTTTGGCCTTCAGTTGGTGTTACAGCAATTTGGAGTTAATACGGTACAATATATTGCACTGGACACATTCCACGTTGCGTATGTATGGACATGGATTACTGCCATCTTTGCACATGGTGGATTTGCTCACATTGCGATGAACAGTATTGTCCTGTACTTCTTTGGGCCATTACTGGAACGGCGAGCTGGAAGCAAATCATTCACACTGCTCTTTATTGGTTCAGGAGTACTCGCTGGGCTCGGACAGATACTGATCAGCTTTATTGAAGGCGCACCGACAGCTGTTGTTGGTGCCAGTGGTGCGATACTGGCAGTAATGGGTGCAATGACAGTACTGAATCCAAACCTTCGGGTACTGTTGTTCTTTATTATTCCGATGCCACTCTGGGTCCTGACAATTGGGTTTGCGATGATTTCGGTGTTCATTATGGTGACAGGCGGAGTCGGATTAGGTGGAATTGCACACGGAGCGCACTTGCTTGGATTGCTTGTTGGGCTTGTATATGGCCGCCATCTGAAGAAGAAGGGCGTTTCAGCACCTCAACAGCTTCAGTTTGGCGGCGGCCGCCGTCGTGGGCCTGGTGGAAGATTCTAA
- a CDS encoding endonuclease V: MEVRRPKFVPDSALSRNEMKGLQREIAATATFGTEVSSCKTVCGIDQAFFDEQAISAAIAMQDGEIIEQQTAVEPVNIPYIPGLLAFREGNPVISALKKLTISPDCLLFDGSGRIHFREAGLATHIGVIFDIPTIGVTKNLLCGTPKQSVDNLSSGEMVPIEADGDMSADTGDIVGYAVQTRTFDSSSRHINPVYVSPGHKTGARQAATIALDACRQYKLPEPVRQADSAVSSIAAERRD, encoded by the coding sequence ATGGAAGTAAGACGACCAAAATTTGTTCCTGACTCTGCGTTGTCTCGCAACGAAATGAAAGGACTACAGCGAGAAATCGCAGCGACAGCAACGTTTGGTACAGAGGTCAGTAGCTGCAAAACAGTCTGTGGTATTGATCAAGCGTTCTTCGATGAGCAAGCGATAAGTGCTGCAATTGCCATGCAAGATGGTGAGATCATTGAACAACAAACAGCGGTTGAGCCGGTAAATATTCCGTATATTCCAGGGCTACTTGCATTTCGCGAAGGGAACCCAGTTATCAGTGCACTGAAGAAACTTACAATATCCCCAGATTGCCTACTATTTGATGGAAGCGGACGGATTCATTTTCGTGAGGCTGGGTTGGCAACGCATATTGGCGTGATTTTCGACATACCGACGATAGGAGTCACGAAGAATCTGCTCTGTGGAACGCCGAAGCAGTCTGTTGATAATCTTTCCTCTGGCGAAATGGTCCCAATCGAAGCTGATGGTGATATGTCTGCAGATACAGGGGATATCGTTGGATATGCTGTGCAAACGCGGACGTTTGACTCATCCAGTCGACATATAAATCCAGTATATGTGAGTCCGGGCCACAAAACCGGGGCACGACAGGCAGCAACAATTGCACTTGATGCCTGTCGTCAGTATAAACTACCAGAGCCAGTTCGACAAGCAGATTCAGCAGTTTCGTCAATCGCCGCAGAGCGACGAGATTGA
- the larC gene encoding nickel pincer cofactor biosynthesis protein LarC has protein sequence MQTLAFDGRVGASGDMLLGTLLSLGADRDVLTAVEDELDVAYDIHTVTDCGIEAIGVDVRTSTGDHAEHNHHHHRTYTEVIDVVEEMDVPADVRSAAIEIFQILGEAEATVHGTTLDDIAFHEVGADDAIADIVGVALLLDDLDVTRVLTTPVAAGGGEVEMSHGVYPVPGPAVTKIAERATWEITTGPVDRELLTPTGAAILAYYADGVDTLPALDVSTTGYGAGDHDLSPRPNVLRGLLGQSDQTLRSDTIRVLETNVDDVSPEVLGSLQETLIDAGARDVSIIPTTMKKSRPGHLIKVIVKPEDVPTVTETLATETGTLGIRDAGVTHRWIADREYETVTLPVGDDDYDITVKIARDQSGTVYDVSAEYDDALAVARETNLSLRSIMQRAESTVNEE, from the coding sequence ATGCAAACACTCGCATTCGATGGCCGAGTTGGCGCAAGTGGTGATATGCTTCTCGGTACGTTACTTTCCCTTGGTGCTGATCGAGATGTGCTCACCGCAGTTGAAGACGAACTTGATGTTGCCTACGATATCCATACCGTCACCGACTGTGGGATTGAAGCGATAGGCGTTGATGTTCGTACCAGTACAGGTGATCACGCAGAGCATAATCACCATCATCATCGCACGTATACGGAGGTCATTGATGTTGTTGAGGAAATGGACGTTCCGGCTGATGTTCGATCAGCTGCCATTGAGATATTTCAAATTTTAGGTGAGGCTGAGGCAACCGTCCATGGAACAACGTTAGATGACATTGCCTTCCACGAAGTCGGTGCTGATGATGCCATTGCTGACATTGTCGGTGTTGCCCTACTACTCGATGATCTTGATGTTACACGGGTCCTCACGACACCAGTTGCGGCCGGTGGAGGTGAAGTTGAGATGAGCCATGGTGTGTATCCAGTCCCTGGTCCAGCCGTAACGAAAATTGCAGAACGTGCTACTTGGGAAATAACGACTGGTCCTGTTGACAGAGAATTACTTACTCCGACTGGTGCCGCAATCCTTGCATATTATGCGGACGGCGTAGATACCCTTCCAGCCCTTGACGTAAGTACAACTGGATATGGGGCAGGTGATCATGATCTGTCTCCTCGGCCAAATGTTCTCCGTGGCCTGCTTGGTCAGTCTGATCAAACGCTTCGCTCAGATACGATTCGTGTCCTTGAAACGAATGTTGATGACGTTTCACCAGAGGTTCTGGGTAGCCTACAGGAGACTCTCATTGATGCTGGTGCTCGAGATGTCTCAATAATTCCGACTACAATGAAGAAATCTCGACCGGGCCACCTAATCAAAGTCATTGTCAAGCCTGAAGATGTACCGACCGTCACGGAAACCTTAGCGACCGAAACAGGAACGCTTGGAATCCGGGATGCGGGTGTCACGCACCGATGGATTGCTGACCGGGAATATGAAACAGTTACACTCCCTGTTGGCGACGATGACTATGATATTACAGTCAAAATCGCTCGTGATCAGTCAGGCACGGTGTATGATGTAAGTGCCGAATATGATGATGCACTTGCTGTTGCCCGTGAAACTAATCTCTCGTTGCGATCTATTATGCAACGCGCTGAAAGTACTGTAAACGAAGAGTAG